The segment TGTCCGAAGATGCAAAATCCTTACATGTCGAACCTCGCAAGCTATTGATTATCCAAGAATGTATGAACGTTTTGCCCAGACGGTAACAGGTAATTGCGCGAACTAAAGCTGTTGACAGAGGCGCGGTCGGAAGTAATTTTCTTTACAAAGATGCGGCAGTATAAGACCATGATTTTTCTATGAAAATAGTGACGAATAAGTTGAACGTTCTCTGTTGTTCCGGACACGCTCTCTTTCCAAGAGCGTGTCAAACCCTTCACAGAATGTTTCTCTCAATTACGAGGAAACAGGATCGATACCTTCGAGTCTTCAGCCAACGGGCTAGTAAATCCTTAGAATATTTCGAATCGTGTTTGGAGAGAGCTCTTTGAATTGGTTGGTGTTGTTGGCAAGTATTGGAGGGTATCTTTTAGGATCGATTCCTTTCGGCGTCGTCGTGTCACGATGGTTGGACTCGCCTGATCCCAGGATGGCGGGGAGCCGGAATGTCGGATTCACCAATGTCTTGCGGGTCGGTGGGAAAAAGGCCGGGATCCTGACGTTGCTCGGTGACATTGGGAAGGGATGGCTCGTCGGATGGATAGGCACACTACTATTCCACCAAGAAGCTGCTATTCTGCTCGTGGCGCTGACGTCTATCGTCGGCCACCTCTATTCCATCTTTTTGAATTTCAAGGGAGGGAAGGGTGTAGCCACGGCCTTAGGAGCGGTGCTGGGAGTCGCCCCCTGGATCGGCCTCACCCTCATGGGTATTTGGGTCGGAGCGGTCTTATTGTGGAAATATTCTTCCGGGGGTGCACTCGTGGCCTTTGGATTGTTTCCAATTGTGGCGCTGCTGTCTCATCAATCCTGGCTCTTCGTGTTATTCGCCTGTCTAGTGGCTATCCTCATCTGGTCCAAGCACACCGATAATCTTGTCCGTCTCTGGATGGGTACGGAACGGCGCATTGGTGATCGTCCCTCCGATCAAGTCGCTCCTCGTTGAGGAGTCGGTGCCATTCCAACCGATAAACTGCTAAGGGTGCCAGGCGGCCTACGCTTCGATGCGTGCTGCCCCACTAATGGCTGGATAGTCCGGAAACGGATGAAGCCGCGGCGCAGACCTGTTTCATTGCTTCTTCCGGATGTTGCAATTTAGGCTTCTGGGGTAGATGAACAGACCGTGCCTTGGTAATTGACTCCTGGTTCTTAGGGCTTTCTGACCTGAGTAAGGAGTTACGCTACAACCTCGCTATTTGGCACATCGCTGAGCCTATCCGCTGCTGTTCCCGCTCGTTGAAATTCTCTGCCAAGGACATCTTTAGCTTGGCAGGAATCCCTGCAAACTCCCAACTCTCAGTCACACTATTCTTCTTTAAAGATAAACTGGGAGGTGAAGATGTTGCAGCTTATGACTTCGTTATTCCAAACAGAACGACCACTGCGATCCTACTCCACCATCGAACCAGGCATTGCTCCATTGGTGGCAACCATGAACCGCACCGGTCTCATGCGCACGATCGCCTCCTGTGAGGGGCATTGGTATCGTGGCCTCGATCCATATGTGGCGTTTGAAGCCTCGATGCAGATTGGCAGTGAATTCGATCGTCTGCTTCACGAGGACACGATCGCTCAACTATCGCAACTGTTTTACCACTGGCGTCTCGAACCCTACTTTAATGAGGATCATGACATCCGATTTAGACTGTCATCTCCCCAGTTGTCCAGCCTTTATATCTGGCGGCCAACACGATTGCGGCATGATTTTGAGACTCTTGCCTCAATGATCCAGAAACTGGGCTTTCAGTTCAAGAATAGGACCATCCATCACATCGAGTATGCATGTGGCGCTGATCGCAGCACCCCTCTAAGACACGTCTAGAACACCTAGTAAATCACACAGGTGACCTATTTATAAGTTGATGATATTTGGTATCTAAAGGGCAGGCGTCCCCTAAGGAAGAAGGGGATGATCGCGGGCTGTAATTGCTTGGAATATTTAAATTATTGCCAATTCAGGCAGGCCTGATATGCTCCCTCTTGAGATAAGACGAGGCGGTCTGTTAGCATGCAAGCCCGCATTTGAGGAAGTGCATTGCCTGATATATCGTTTGGTCCCAAGGGGACCGCTTCGTTTCCAACAAAGCACCATGGCGATGTGACGCTCTCGCAAGCCAAGTGGAATACAATCTGCAGTCAACCGGAGCGATATTATTATCGCCATAACGGTGAGAAAGTTTCCACCACGCTGATTGCACCAGATTACGTGAGGCATCATAAGACGATCTCAACACAGTTCTTATATTATAAGAAGTTTGAATCGTTCATGATTTTGCCGGGTGTAGATGGTCCGCTTCCATGTAATTATTTCGTCGTGGTGATAGACACAGCAACACAGCGGATCTGTACTGTCTATCCGACAGAGAAGCCCAGACCTGGAACAAAGGAATACAAACCAGAGGGGGCAGCAAGATGAGAGCCGATTTAAAAGGTAAAATGAGTATCGAGTCAACCGAAGTGAATTTGGAGTTTTCTGAAACCTACGATCAGGAGGATGACACCTATTACGTGACTTTCAAGACCGGAGAACCATCCTACTGCGTGGAGCTTGATGATGTGCTATTACTGGAAGTCGGCATGTTCACCAAATTGCCAACTGGATTCAGAATCCTAAATTTTAATAAGAACAAGGTGAAGGCAATTAATTGCCGAGTCCTTATCAAGGAAATGACAAATACACTTAAAAGCACTCAGCCCACATTCCGAGAAAGAAAGCATGCTGTCGAGCATGCTCTGGAGAAGGTATTGGCTTAGTTTTTCATGAGTTCTCCTAAATACGACCATGCCATAAGCAACACGGGGAAGAGACACCAGCATCTAGGCTCAAAGAATAGAAGAGAGTAAGAATCCCTCGGTCAACGTTTGCAGCCGACGAATCTAGCAGATATCTCCTGCAGCATCACATCTTAACATTATATCAACGAGATATTCTGGAAGAATCGCTTCGCTCCACGACCGGGCGCGCCTAGTCAGAACGGCGCCAGCATCACCCATTCTAGTCACCGCAGCCACACCAACTCCCCACAAATTTCAACTAACGCGATCGGCAGTCCTAAGGATGTGGCAATTGGGACAGAGACATCCGTGAGACTCCATCCCTATTGTAGGCAAAGAATAAAGTTCTTATCTAAAAAGAGACCTATATAGGCGGAACGTCGAACAACGACGCAGCCCGTGGTGGAAATTCAGGTAAGAACTTTATTCTTCGTGCACACCTATGTGTATCACGATCAAGAATTGGTCAATCTGAGAGGATCGAATCGAATGTGCCTCACAGCGCAACGCCTGCTCCCGTTTGACTTCAAATCAGAACATTCGGCGCGCTGGTTCAAATTAGCGAGAAGGTAGGGTGTCGACTTCGTGAAGTCGACCAGTGGCGCCAGAGTCCGAGGCGAGGCACTCTTGCGAGCAGACTGAAAGAGTGGTAAGGTTTCCCTGTTCAGGAGACGCTCCATGCGCCGCTTCCATTCCCTCCTCTCAACGACCTTAGTGCTGCTCCTCCTCGTGTTGAGTTTCAATGCCTATGCCTGTCTCCTGCCGGTAAGCAGCAGTTCAAGCACGGAGATGGGCAATGGCTGTTCCACACCGGAAGAACAATCGGCACGACAGGTCTGCGACGCGTTTAAGACGTTCACGGCCGAGGCGCCGAGTCAGTCCCAGCCTTCCTATGATGGCCCACTGCTGTGGGTGGAAGACGCGCTTTCGGGTTCGCTCCTCTCATCGCCGCCGCTAGACGGGATTTTCAAACCTCCGTTTCCCTTACCTTC is part of the Nitrospira sp. CR1.1 genome and harbors:
- the plsY gene encoding glycerol-3-phosphate 1-O-acyltransferase PlsY, whose product is MVLLASIGGYLLGSIPFGVVVSRWLDSPDPRMAGSRNVGFTNVLRVGGKKAGILTLLGDIGKGWLVGWIGTLLFHQEAAILLVALTSIVGHLYSIFLNFKGGKGVATALGAVLGVAPWIGLTLMGIWVGAVLLWKYSSGGALVAFGLFPIVALLSHQSWLFVLFACLVAILIWSKHTDNLVRLWMGTERRIGDRPSDQVAPR